A region of Sugiyamaella lignohabitans strain CBS 10342 chromosome A, complete sequence DNA encodes the following proteins:
- the LAS17 gene encoding Las17p (Actin assembly factor; C-terminal WCA domain activates Arp2/3 complex-mediated nucleation of branched actin filaments and a polyproline domain which can nucleate actin filaments independent of Arp2/3; mutants are defective in actin cytoskeleton dependent processes such as: endocytosis, bud site selection and cytokinesis; localizes with the Arp2/3 complex to actin cortical patches; homolog of the Wiskott-Aldrich Syndrome protein (WASP), implicated in severe immunodeficiency; GO_component: GO:0030479 - actin cortical patch [Evidence IEA]; GO_component: GO:0030479 - actin cortical patch [Evidence IDA] [PMID 10512884]; GO_component: GO:0030479 - actin cortical patch [Evidence IDA] [PMID 9024694]; GO_component: GO:0005737 - cytoplasm [Evidence IDA] [PMID 11914276]; GO_component: GO:0043332 - mating projection tip [Evidence IDA] [PMID 19053807]; GO_function: GO:0003779 - actin binding [Evidence IEA]; GO_function: GO:0003779 - actin binding [Evidence IDA] [PMID 10512884]; GO_function: GO:0003779 - actin binding [Evidence IDA,IPI] [PMID 23290554]; GO_process: GO:0051666 - actin cortical patch localization [Evidence IGI,IMP] [PMID 18177206]; GO_process: GO:0007015 - actin filament organization [Evidence IEA]; GO_process: GO:0007015 - actin filament organization [Evidence IDA] [PMID 9214384]; GO_process: GO:0030041 - actin filament polymerization [Evidence IDA] [PMID 22973053]; GO_process: GO:0045010 - actin nucleation [Evidence IDA] [PMID 23290554]; GO_process: GO:0006897 - endocytosis [Evidence IEA]; GO_process: GO:2000601 - positive regulation of Arp2/3 complex-mediated actin nucleation [Evidence IEA]; GO_process: GO:2000601 - positive regulation of Arp2/3 complex-mediated actin nucleation [Evidence IDA] [PMID 10322115]; GO_process: GO:0032233 - positive regulation of actin filament bundle assembly [Evidence IDA] [PMID 19158382]) — protein MAILKDADKEKVKRAIPKASNKIVDATVARLYIAYPDANSWTYTGLSGAITLVNDLVGNTFFLKLVDIATHRGVIWDQELYINFKYNQDRSFFHTFELDECLAGLLFEEESEASHFFKRVQNKEKYASKATLNNKNAIALKKTANKIQANTPAPQGPRGDPTGLRRRLYLEGSSGPVYYDSEPPPEWRPLYAELASQGITEEMIAENREFIKEYIRQQGGPLVGLEPPIPRRSAPSSAATESTSNGSSGISNGRNRSDSSVTVASVGSGTSESSSTKATRKAKAPPPPPPPGPPNVPKKATPPSTSAPSASAGPPSVAPISTSVPSGSSASSPSPEPGTPSSATATPTSYKVPPPMPFIGQRVASNPSRPSAPATAPGGVPPPPPPPGSARPVPSLPPRGSVPPPPANANPYGTPPYQQQPPPASPYGQQPTSPYGQPPGTAGRPVPPPPSLPPRGVANNGQAPQFGMPPPPAPGAAGAGQYIPPAPPQRGAVPPPPPPQRGGVPPPPPPSRVQQPPPAAGVPPPPPPPPPGQPELQPPTFNPYQTPPPPQSQPQAVSPPVKIDVKPISSFPPPPRPHNAGTPPVASVAPPASTSQPPAPPPPPPPAAAPPSFNNAAVPPPPPPPPPPTAGVPPPPPPPPAPPGPPPAFGSAAPPPPPPPPPGGAPGAPPPPPPLQADAGGPPAPPLPTGDGGRDALLASIRGAGIGSLRKVDKSQLDRPSVILQEARGETPTPAPSAAPGGNASLADALASALNARKGKVALSDDEDDDEDWD, from the coding sequence ATGGCCATTCTGAAAGACGCTGATAAGGAAAAGGTCAAAAGGGCCATTCCCAAGGCCAGCAACAAGATCGTCGATGCGACGGTCGCTAGACTGTATATAGCATATCCAGATGCCAACTCGTGGACTTATACGGGCCTTTCTGGTGCCATTACGCTTGTCAATGACTTGGTAGGAAACACCTTTTTCCTGAAATTGGTTGACATTGCGACCCACAGAGGTGTCATTTGGGATCAAGAGCTGTATATCAACTTCAAGTATAACCAGGATCGGTCGTTTTTCCACACTTTTGAGCTCGACGAGTGCTTGGCGGGTTTGTTGTTTGAAGAGGAATCGGAAGCTTCACATTTTTTTAAGAGAGTTCAGAATAAAGAGAAATACGCTTCAAAGGCCACTCTGAACAATAAAAATGCCATTGCTTTAAAGAAAACTGCTAATAAGATCCAGGCCAATACACCAGCACCTCAGGGACCTCGAGGTGATCCTACGGGTCTTCGAAGACGGTTATATCTCGAGGGTAGTTCGGGTCCTGTTTACTATGATTCTGAACCTCCTCCAGAATGGAGACCATTATATGCGGAGCTGGCTAGTCAGGGCATTACTGAAGAAATGATTGCGGAAAACAGAGAATTTATTAAAGAATATATTAGACAACAGGGTGGTCCTTTAGTGGGTTTAGAGCCACCTATTCCAAGACGATCTGCtccatcttcagcagctaCTGAGTCTACTAGTAATGGTAGTAGTGGTATTAGTAACGGCAGAAACAGATCAGATTCTTCTGTGACGGTAGCTAGTGTTGGAAGTGGAACTTCAGAGTCGTCTTCCACGAAAGCCACTCGTAAAGCCAAggctccacctccacctccacctcctggACCGCCCAATGTTCCTAAGAAAGCTACTCCTCCATCTACATCAgcaccatcagcatcagctggTCCACCATCTGTTGCACCTATTTCAACCAGTGTACCATCCGgttcatcagcatcatctcCATCACCAGAACCAGGAACTCCATCCAGTGCAACCGCTACACCTACATCATACAAAGTCCCACCACCAATGCCATTTATCGGTCAAAGAGTTGCATCAAACCCATCACGACCCTCAGCCCCTGCTACTGCTCCTGGAGGAGttccaccacctcctccaccaccaggaTCAGCGCGTCCTGTTCCTTCACTCCCCCCTCGTGGCTCTGTACCACCCCCACCAGCAAATGCCAATCCATATGGAACTCCCccatatcaacaacagccacctCCTGCATCTCCATATGGCCAACAGCCCACTTCGCCATATGGTCAGCCTCCTGGCACAGCCGGTCGTCCAGTACCTCCACCACCGTCATTACCTCCTCGAGGAGTCGCTAATAATGGACAAGCCCCACAGTTTGGcatgccaccaccacccgctcctggtgctgctggtgctggtcaaTATATcccaccagctccaccacAACGAGGCGCTGttccaccacctccaccaccacaacGAGGTGGAGTTCctccacccccacccccaaGTCGAGTCCAGCAACccccaccagcagcaggcgtacctccaccacctccaccgCCCCCACCAGGCCAACCCGAACTCCAACCCCCAACTTTCAACCCCTATCAAaccccaccaccgccaCAGTCACAACCACAGGCAGTTTCACCACCAGTCAAAATCGACGTCAAACCCATCTCGTCTTTCCCACCGCCCCCTCGCCCCCACAATGCAGGCACTCCTCCTGTCGCCAGTGTAGCACCACCCGCTTCCACCTCTCAACCCCCAGCTCCGCCCCCACCCccacctccagcagcagctcctccCAGTTTCAACAATGCTGCAgttcctcctccaccaccaccacctcctccaccaacagcaggagtcccaccacctccacctcctcctccagcacctccaggaccaccaccagcattcGGATCAGCCGCCCCTCCTCCACcgccacctccacctcccGGTGGCGCACCAGGAGCACcgcccccaccacccccactCCAAGCCGATGCCGGTGGTCCTCCTGCTCCACCCCTCCCCACTGGCGACGGAGGCCGCGACGCTCTTCTGGCGTCCATCCGCGGTGCTGGCATTGGATCCCTCCGCAAGGTCGACAAATCCCAGCTCGACCGTCCCAGCGTAATCCTCCAAGAAGCCCGTGGAGAAACCCCCACACCCGCCCCCTCAGCAGCCCCTGGCGGCAACGCCAGCCTGGCCGACGCGCTCGCCTCAGCCCTCAACGCCCGCAAGGGCAAAGTGGCCCTCtccgacgacgaagacgacgacgaagactGGGATTAG